In the genome of Paenibacillus pabuli, the window CTTTGGATACGTACGTCGCATAATATGGCGCAGCGAACCATAGTAAAGCAGACATAACTATCCCGGCAACAGCCGCAAAGATCAGAGCTGCACGGTAGATTTGCTGTGCTTCACCCGCACGTCCCAATGCATAGCGTTCCGAAACCATTTTACTAAGTGTACTCGGTATGCCTGCTGTAGCTACGGTTAACAGCATTAAATATACCGTGTTGGAGATGGTAAACGATGCGTTACCGATATCGCCGAGGATGTGCTCCAGCGGTACCCGCTGCACCAATCCGAGTACCCTCGCAATCAGCGCAGCTGCCGCCAAAATGAGTGTACCCCTAATGAATGTTTCCTTCTTAGACAAGCCAATTCCCCTTCTTTCCCCCACACCGACGTGCATCCAGATCAAGCAGCTCCCGAACGTCTATGCGAATCTTACCACCCAGATAATAAACAGAACAATCATAACGATTTGCAAAATAATTTTCATGACGGTGCTTGTAAATAGCCCCACCACGGAACCAAATCCGACTTTGGAAGCTTTGGCAGGTGAAGACCCTCCAATCAGTTCCCCGATAAAAGCACCGATAAATGGTCCAAGTACGAGACCGAATGCCGGAATGACAAATGGGCCTATGATGACACCAATCGTACTGAGAGTCGTCGATAATTTGGAGCCGCCGAATTTCTTCACACCCCAGGCACTGACGACGTAATCAGCCACAAACAGCACCACGACGATCAATATCTGGATAATCCAGAACCATACACCAAACGGATCAAAGCTAAAGAACCATCCATAGACCAGAAACGCGAAGAAAATCGCTATAGCACCAGGCAGTATGGGATATACCGTTCCCGCCATCCCCACCGCAAACAGCAGTACAATCAAAATCCAGCCAACGGTTGCGAGCAAAGGTTACTCCCCCTTCAAAATATGTTCACGAATAACTTCGACAATGCCATCTTCGTTGTTGCTCGCTACGATCAGGTCAGCTGCTTCCTTCACTTGATCCTGCGCGTTGCCCATCGCAACACCAAGACCCACAGCTTCAATAACAGCCAAATCATTCAAGCTGTCTCCAACAGCAACCACTTCGGACATCTCAATGCCCAGCAGCTTGCAGACTTCAGCTACGCCGCTCGCTTTGGATATACCACCAGGGTTAATTTCAATATTAACAGGTGAGGAGTTCGTCATTTGCAAGCCGCCCATTTGCTGCAGCTCCATCATAATCTGGTGACGGACTTCATCCACTTCAGTGTTGAATCCGAATTTCAGCCATTCCAGACCTTCAATATTGTCCGTCCAGCGATCACGGTTGAACAGCTCTTCCACGGAGTATGCCCAGTACCAGCTATTATATTTTTCTCCAATCTCCTGCATTTTGCGGATCAATGCCGGGTCCATCAGATGGCGCATATGCAGATCATGCGGTGCCT includes:
- a CDS encoding DUF456 domain-containing protein, whose protein sequence is MAGTVYPILPGAIAIFFAFLVYGWFFSFDPFGVWFWIIQILIVVVLFVADYVVSAWGVKKFGGSKLSTTLSTIGVIIGPFVIPAFGLVLGPFIGAFIGELIGGSSPAKASKVGFGSVVGLFTSTVMKIILQIVMIVLFIIWVVRFA
- a CDS encoding Cof-type HAD-IIB family hydrolase, with amino-acid sequence MSELKYKLLALDMDGTLLNDNHEITQETAKWIQIAIRRGVHVCLSTGRAVFHAMPYAVQLGLETPMVTVNGSEVWKAPHDLHMRHLMDPALIRKMQEIGEKYNSWYWAYSVEELFNRDRWTDNIEGLEWLKFGFNTEVDEVRHQIMMELQQMGGLQMTNSSPVNIEINPGGISKASGVAEVCKLLGIEMSEVVAVGDSLNDLAVIEAVGLGVAMGNAQDQVKEAADLIVASNNEDGIVEVIREHILKGE